One region of Prosthecobacter dejongeii genomic DNA includes:
- a CDS encoding RNA polymerase sigma factor: MNDTHRLFLDTLSRYERPLLRYAHSFTNDAEEARDVVQDVFIKLSQNLATLDPDRLAPWLFTVCKNRALDHQRKHQRLIVMETQSLDLEASEVPQPGAEMESRETAAALRGFIEELPLRQREAIRLKFIAGLDYKQISDAMQTSIGNVGYLIHHGVLALRLKWQAQEDATPGKQKSALA; the protein is encoded by the coding sequence ATGAACGACACCCACCGCCTGTTTCTGGACACGTTGAGCCGCTATGAGAGGCCGCTGCTGCGGTATGCCCACAGCTTTACCAACGACGCTGAAGAGGCACGCGATGTCGTGCAGGACGTGTTTATCAAATTGAGCCAAAACCTCGCCACGCTGGATCCGGACCGGCTGGCGCCCTGGCTCTTCACCGTCTGTAAAAATCGCGCTCTGGACCACCAGCGCAAACACCAACGCCTCATTGTCATGGAAACGCAAAGTTTAGACCTGGAAGCCTCCGAGGTCCCCCAGCCCGGAGCAGAAATGGAAAGCCGGGAGACCGCCGCCGCCCTGCGCGGCTTCATCGAAGAACTTCCCCTGCGCCAGCGCGAGGCCATCCGCCTCAAATTCATCGCCGGACTCGATTACAAACAGATCAGCGACGCCATGCAGACCAGCATCGGCAATGTCGGCTACCTCATTCATCACGGCGTGCTGGCCCTGCGCCTGAAGTGGCAAGCCCAGGAAGACGCCACACCGGGCAAACAGAAATCCGCCCTGGCCTAA
- a CDS encoding YfbK domain-containing protein, whose protein sequence is MKPEQITAWALNELSAEERAQIEALIQEDAEASTQASQTKGFCDFLTAELGDDSLAFTPEQRERLSRADAPAASFPNEAPQPALPKQPTFWRRHVFMNLAAAAAVVMGTTLFIRKQMESEGQMAEITPTVRGNLGDDQTIITRTSPVPEEPAPVVAAAPPTSMRKLQANAAPLMKQDESTLAAKDAKAAMTFSNMPETKAKNEATMVDAEAARREYFAATQDQQRARLLNQANEPWESPAPTTASVAPGQVAATPAAAPKPAAPVANGNITVNGGSLTITGAGTLTLQGRTTYTGGVVRSAPSSVTLIAGSGMAGNADIMDGETQMRRSQESYTQIIENALKSVESEPLSTFSIDVDTASYANVRRFLNQNSAPPRDAVRIEELINYFPMDEKGPAAGVKEPFAVKVEMAACPWQPQHRLARIAIKGKQIGLDRQPSNLVFLVDVSGSMAEPNKLPLVQQSLRMLAGQLGENDRVSMVTYANGSQVVLSSTTGQNKGEIVSAIDRLQAGGGTHGSAGIRLAYEQAVAGFIKGGVNRVVLCTDGDFNVGISSPTELETFISEKARSGVFLSVLGYGSGNLKDRTMETLADKGNGNYAYIDSLGEARKVLVEQMNGTLVTIAKDVKIQVEFNPAVIRSYRLIGYENRLLAKEDFNDDAKDAGEIGAGHSVTALYELVPANLPPGGGTLPQVDALKYQQPITPAVPMAATAAATDEALTVKLRYKEPEGNTSSLIEVPVKDNSRAMDTASGEFKFTTAVAGFGLLLRQSSYAGQLTWDQVRQLALEGKGTDALGYRGEFIQLIEKARGVSR, encoded by the coding sequence ATGAAACCGGAACAAATAACCGCCTGGGCCCTGAACGAACTCAGCGCCGAAGAGCGCGCCCAGATCGAGGCCCTCATCCAGGAAGACGCCGAGGCCAGCACGCAGGCCAGCCAGACCAAGGGCTTCTGCGACTTCCTCACGGCAGAACTCGGCGACGACTCCCTCGCCTTCACCCCTGAACAACGCGAGCGACTGAGCCGTGCCGATGCCCCTGCGGCTTCGTTTCCCAATGAAGCGCCCCAACCCGCATTACCGAAACAGCCGACGTTTTGGAGACGTCATGTCTTCATGAATCTGGCTGCCGCTGCCGCCGTGGTGATGGGCACGACCCTGTTCATCCGCAAGCAGATGGAGAGCGAAGGCCAGATGGCCGAGATCACTCCGACCGTTCGTGGGAACCTTGGCGATGATCAGACCATCATCACACGGACGAGTCCTGTGCCCGAGGAACCAGCCCCGGTGGTGGCTGCAGCCCCGCCGACATCGATGCGGAAGCTTCAGGCGAACGCGGCTCCCTTGATGAAGCAAGATGAAAGCACACTGGCGGCGAAGGATGCTAAGGCGGCAATGACGTTTTCTAATATGCCTGAAACGAAGGCGAAGAACGAGGCAACAATGGTCGATGCAGAAGCGGCAAGACGGGAATATTTTGCTGCGACCCAAGATCAGCAGCGTGCCCGCTTGCTGAACCAGGCGAATGAACCTTGGGAATCCCCAGCCCCGACAACCGCTAGTGTGGCACCAGGGCAAGTCGCAGCCACCCCCGCCGCAGCACCTAAACCTGCGGCTCCAGTGGCCAATGGCAATATCACAGTTAATGGCGGTAGCTTGACCATCACCGGTGCAGGCACTCTGACCCTCCAAGGCCGCACGACCTACACGGGAGGCGTTGTGCGGTCCGCTCCAAGTTCGGTAACACTCATCGCAGGATCTGGGATGGCAGGAAACGCCGACATTATGGACGGCGAAACTCAAATGCGTCGCAGCCAAGAGTCCTACACGCAGATCATCGAAAACGCGCTCAAGAGTGTGGAGAGCGAGCCGCTGTCCACCTTTTCTATTGATGTGGACACGGCCTCGTATGCGAATGTGCGGCGCTTTCTCAATCAGAACAGTGCGCCACCACGCGATGCCGTGCGCATTGAGGAGTTAATCAATTATTTTCCCATGGATGAAAAGGGCCCGGCGGCAGGGGTGAAGGAACCTTTTGCTGTCAAAGTGGAGATGGCCGCGTGCCCTTGGCAGCCGCAGCATCGGCTGGCTCGCATCGCCATCAAAGGCAAGCAGATCGGCCTGGATCGCCAGCCCAGCAACTTGGTCTTCCTGGTGGATGTCTCTGGCTCCATGGCGGAGCCAAACAAACTGCCGCTTGTGCAGCAGAGCCTGCGCATGTTGGCCGGGCAACTTGGCGAAAATGACCGTGTCTCTATGGTGACCTATGCCAATGGATCGCAGGTGGTCTTGTCCTCCACCACTGGCCAAAATAAAGGCGAGATCGTATCTGCAATTGATCGGCTCCAGGCTGGCGGTGGCACCCATGGCAGCGCGGGCATTCGCTTGGCCTATGAGCAGGCCGTGGCCGGCTTCATCAAAGGCGGCGTGAACCGCGTGGTACTGTGCACGGATGGCGACTTCAATGTGGGCATCAGCAGCCCGACGGAGTTGGAAACCTTTATCTCCGAGAAAGCCCGCAGTGGCGTCTTCCTCAGCGTGTTGGGGTATGGCTCGGGCAATCTGAAGGACCGCACCATGGAAACCTTGGCCGACAAGGGCAACGGCAACTACGCCTACATTGACAGCCTGGGCGAGGCCCGCAAGGTGCTGGTAGAGCAGATGAACGGCACGCTGGTCACCATCGCCAAGGATGTGAAGATTCAGGTGGAGTTCAATCCCGCAGTTATCCGCAGCTACCGCCTCATCGGTTATGAGAATCGTTTGTTAGCCAAAGAAGATTTCAATGACGACGCCAAGGACGCTGGGGAAATCGGAGCTGGGCATAGCGTCACCGCGCTGTATGAGCTGGTGCCTGCGAATCTGCCTCCTGGGGGGGGGACACTTCCTCAAGTGGATGCGCTGAAGTATCAACAGCCAATCACTCCCGCAGTCCCCATGGCTGCTACTGCAGCTGCAACGGACGAGGCTTTGACCGTGAAGCTGCGCTACAAAGAACCTGAAGGCAACACCAGTAGCCTCATTGAGGTGCCAGTGAAGGATAATTCCCGGGCAATGGACACGGCCAGTGGCGAATTCAAGTTCACCACAGCCGTAGCGGGGTTTGGTCTGCTGCTGCGCCAGTCTTCTTATGCTGGCCAGCTCACCTGGGACCAAGTTCGCCAGCTTGCCCTGGAAGGCAAAGGAACCGATGCTCTGGGTTACCGTGGCGAGTTTATCCAACTCATCGAGAAGGCGAGGGGAGTGAGCCGCTAG